A region from the Variovorax sp. V93 genome encodes:
- a CDS encoding SDR family oxidoreductase, with protein sequence MAYSIDLSGRVAFVTGASSGLGAQFAKTLARAGAAVVLASRRLEKLKELRARIEGEGGDAHAVELDVTDIGSIKAAVARAETEVGPIDILVNNSGVSTTQRLSDVTPDDYDYIFDTNVKGSFFVAQEVGKRMLARADGSAPGTYIGGRIINIASVAALKVLPQIGTYCMSKAAVVQMTKAMALEWGRFGINVNALCPGYITTELNEDHWASEGGAKLVNMLPRKRVGKPEDLDGLIVLLASGQSHFVNGAVIAADDGFAL encoded by the coding sequence ATGGCTTACAGCATCGATCTTTCGGGCCGCGTGGCCTTCGTCACCGGCGCTTCCAGCGGACTGGGCGCACAGTTTGCCAAGACGCTGGCGCGCGCCGGCGCCGCAGTGGTGCTCGCGAGCCGCCGGCTCGAGAAACTGAAGGAGCTGCGCGCCCGCATCGAGGGTGAGGGCGGCGACGCGCACGCCGTCGAGCTCGACGTCACCGACATCGGCAGCATCAAGGCCGCGGTGGCGCGCGCCGAAACCGAGGTGGGACCCATCGACATCCTGGTCAACAACTCGGGCGTGAGTACCACCCAGCGCCTTTCGGACGTTACGCCGGACGACTACGACTACATCTTCGACACCAACGTGAAGGGCTCCTTCTTCGTCGCGCAGGAAGTGGGCAAGCGCATGCTGGCACGCGCCGACGGTTCGGCGCCCGGCACCTACATCGGCGGGCGCATCATCAACATCGCCTCGGTGGCGGCGCTCAAGGTGCTGCCGCAGATCGGCACCTACTGCATGAGCAAGGCCGCGGTGGTTCAGATGACCAAGGCCATGGCGCTCGAATGGGGCCGCTTCGGCATCAACGTGAATGCGCTGTGCCCCGGCTACATCACGACCGAGCTCAACGAGGACCACTGGGCCTCCGAGGGCGGCGCCAAGCTCGTGAACATGCTGCCGCGCAAGCGCGTGGGCAAGCCCGAAGATCTCGACGGCCTGATCGTGCTGCTGGCCAGCGGCCAGAGCCATTTCGTGAACGGCGCGGTCATTGCGGCCGACGACGGGTTCGCGCTCTGA
- a CDS encoding putative hydro-lyase — protein sequence MSNRPSFAEQPGAGSSALAVRQACRSGALSSHTSGLASAHVQGNLVILPRAHAADFLRFCQANPKPCPLLGVSEAGDPALPALGEDIDIRTDLPRYRVWRDGILADEPTDVRALWSDDLVSFVIGCSFTFEHALMAEGIVLRHVAQGRNVAMYRTSVATTPAGAFHGPMVVSMRPLRAADAIRAVQITSRFPAVHGAPVHIGNPALIGIRSIGDPDYGDAVEVMPDELPVFWACGVTPQAALAAARLPFAITHAPGSMLVTDLLHHSLAAF from the coding sequence ATGTCGAACCGTCCATCCTTCGCAGAACAGCCCGGCGCAGGCAGCAGCGCGCTGGCCGTGCGCCAAGCCTGCCGCAGCGGCGCGCTGAGCTCCCACACCAGCGGGCTCGCGAGCGCCCATGTGCAGGGCAACCTCGTGATCCTGCCGCGGGCACATGCGGCCGACTTCCTGCGCTTCTGCCAGGCCAACCCCAAGCCGTGCCCCTTGCTCGGCGTCTCGGAAGCCGGTGACCCGGCGCTGCCGGCGCTCGGCGAGGACATCGACATCCGCACCGACCTGCCGCGCTACCGCGTGTGGCGTGACGGCATCCTGGCGGACGAACCCACCGACGTGCGCGCGCTCTGGAGCGACGACCTGGTGAGCTTCGTCATCGGCTGCTCCTTCACCTTCGAGCATGCGCTGATGGCCGAAGGCATCGTGCTTCGTCACGTGGCGCAGGGCCGCAACGTGGCGATGTACCGCACCTCGGTGGCCACCACGCCGGCCGGTGCCTTCCATGGGCCGATGGTGGTGTCGATGCGCCCGCTGCGCGCGGCCGATGCCATTCGCGCGGTGCAGATCACCTCGCGCTTTCCGGCCGTGCACGGCGCGCCGGTGCACATCGGCAACCCGGCGCTGATCGGCATCCGCTCGATCGGCGATCCCGACTACGGCGACGCGGTCGAGGTGATGCCCGATGAGCTGCCCGTGTTCTGGGCCTGCGGCGTCACGCCCCAGGCCGCGCTGGCCGCCGCCCGCCTGCCGTTCGCCATCACGCACGCGCCGGGCTCGATGTTGGTGACCGATCTGCTGCATCACAGCCTGGCCGCGTTCTAG
- a CDS encoding hydantoinase B/oxoprolinase family protein, whose translation MTTHSLLPSRWQFWIDRGGTFTDLVGRDPEGGLHTLKLLSENPEQYKDAAVEGIRRLLKLAPGEAVTPERVECVKMGTTVATNALLERKGEPTVLVTTAGFRDALRIATQARPRLFDRRIVLPELLYERVIEAGERMDAQGGVVQPLDEDALRAELQEAFDAGLRACAIVFMHGWRHTAHELAAERIALAIGFTQVSVSHKTSPLMKLVPRGDTTVVDAYLSPILRRYVEQVSRQMPGVPLFFMQSSGGLTQADRFQGKDAILSGPAGGIVGMVRTALDAGHPRVIGFDMGGTSTDVSHYAGEFERSFETQVAGVRMRAPMMSIHTVAAGGGSVIAFDGARLRVGPESAGANPGPASYRRGGPLTTTDANVLLGKIQPSHFPRVFGPNADEPLDLAAARRGFDAMARRMSEATGRTVSAEEVASGALRIAVASMANAIKRISVARGYDVTQYTLQCFGGAGGQHACLVADALGMRSVYLHPLAGVLSAFGMGLADQLAMRELALERRLDAQGLAAAREAAGSLAAQAKGELREQGVADAAIATVHRVQLRYEGTDTALACALPMAGSAGEAIAAMREEFEAGYRRRFAFLMAERALVIEAVTVEAVGAGERAAAPAAQAAQAEAASHAPEPLAAVRMYCEADEEAAGWRGAALFDEAALKPGASIDGPAILAGRNATTVIEPGWQARATAAGIELHRVRPRVAAQALGTSADPVMLEVFNNLFMNIAEQMGLRLQNTAYSVNIKERLDFSCALFDVQGKLIANAPHMPVHLGSMSESIKTVIDGNPGMKPGDVFVLNDPYHGGTHLPDITVVTPVYLEAGDARPSFYVASRGHHADVGGITPGSMPPFSATIGDEGVLIDNFKLVEGGRLREAELRALLVSGAHPSRNIEQNLADLRAQIAANEKGVQELQAMVAQFGRETVAAYMAHVQDNAEESVRRVITALKNGEFTLPLDNGAQIRVRVTVDAVARSATVDFTGTSAQLPNNFNAPRAITMAAVLYVFRTLVDDDIPLNAGCLKPIEVIVPDGCMLNPLPPAAVVAGNVETSSCVTNALYGALGVMAASQCTMNNFTFGDGEHQYYETISGGSGAGPGFDGTSVVQTHMTNSRLTDPEVLEFRYPVRLDSYRLRTGSGGAGRWRGGDGGVRRVRFLAPMTASILSNGRLYGAFGGAGGEAGAVGINRVERADGTVETLDHIGQVQMAPGDVFVIETPGGGGWGEAGR comes from the coding sequence ATGACCACGCATTCCCTTCTCCCGTCCCGCTGGCAGTTCTGGATCGACCGCGGCGGCACCTTCACCGACCTGGTCGGCCGCGACCCCGAGGGCGGCCTGCACACGCTCAAGCTGCTGTCCGAGAACCCCGAGCAGTACAAGGACGCCGCCGTCGAAGGCATCCGCCGCCTGCTGAAGCTCGCGCCCGGCGAGGCCGTGACCCCCGAGCGCGTCGAGTGCGTGAAGATGGGCACCACGGTGGCCACCAACGCACTGCTGGAGCGCAAGGGTGAGCCGACGGTGCTGGTCACCACGGCGGGTTTTCGCGATGCGCTGCGCATCGCCACGCAGGCGCGTCCGCGGCTGTTCGACCGCCGCATCGTGCTGCCGGAGCTGCTCTACGAGCGCGTGATCGAGGCCGGCGAGCGCATGGATGCGCAGGGTGGCGTCGTGCAGCCGCTCGACGAGGACGCATTGCGCGCCGAACTGCAGGAGGCCTTCGATGCCGGCCTGCGCGCCTGCGCCATCGTCTTCATGCACGGCTGGCGCCACACCGCGCACGAGTTGGCGGCCGAGCGCATCGCGCTCGCCATCGGCTTCACGCAGGTGTCGGTCTCGCACAAGACAAGCCCGCTCATGAAGCTGGTGCCGCGCGGCGACACCACGGTGGTCGACGCCTACCTGAGCCCGATCCTGCGGCGCTACGTGGAGCAGGTGTCGCGCCAGATGCCTGGCGTGCCGCTGTTCTTCATGCAGAGCTCGGGCGGGCTCACGCAGGCCGACCGCTTCCAGGGCAAGGACGCGATTCTCTCGGGCCCGGCCGGCGGTATCGTCGGCATGGTGCGCACCGCGCTCGATGCCGGCCATCCGCGCGTGATCGGTTTCGACATGGGCGGCACTTCCACCGACGTCTCGCATTACGCCGGCGAGTTCGAGCGCTCCTTCGAAACCCAGGTGGCCGGCGTGCGCATGCGCGCGCCGATGATGAGCATCCACACCGTGGCCGCGGGCGGCGGCTCGGTCATCGCCTTCGACGGCGCGCGGCTGCGCGTGGGGCCGGAGTCGGCCGGCGCGAACCCCGGGCCGGCCAGCTACCGGCGCGGCGGTCCGCTCACCACCACCGATGCGAACGTGCTGCTCGGCAAGATCCAGCCTTCGCACTTTCCGCGTGTGTTCGGGCCCAACGCCGATGAACCGCTCGACCTGGCGGCCGCGCGGCGCGGCTTCGACGCCATGGCGCGCCGCATGTCGGAAGCCACGGGCCGCACCGTGAGCGCCGAGGAAGTGGCGAGCGGCGCGCTGCGCATCGCCGTGGCCAGCATGGCCAACGCCATCAAGCGCATCTCGGTGGCGCGCGGCTACGACGTCACGCAGTACACGCTGCAGTGCTTCGGCGGCGCCGGCGGCCAGCACGCCTGCCTGGTGGCCGATGCGCTGGGCATGCGCAGCGTCTACCTGCATCCGCTGGCGGGCGTGCTCTCGGCCTTCGGCATGGGGCTGGCCGACCAGCTCGCGATGCGCGAGCTCGCGCTGGAACGCCGGCTCGATGCGCAAGGCCTGGCGGCGGCGCGCGAGGCGGCGGGTTCGCTGGCGGCGCAGGCCAAAGGAGAACTGCGCGAGCAGGGCGTGGCCGATGCAGCCATTGCCACGGTGCACCGCGTGCAGCTGCGCTACGAGGGCACCGACACCGCGCTGGCCTGCGCGCTGCCCATGGCGGGTTCGGCCGGCGAGGCGATTGCCGCGATGCGCGAAGAGTTCGAAGCCGGCTATCGCCGCCGCTTCGCCTTCCTGATGGCCGAACGGGCGCTCGTGATCGAAGCCGTGACGGTCGAAGCCGTGGGCGCCGGCGAGCGCGCCGCGGCGCCGGCCGCGCAGGCCGCGCAGGCCGAAGCGGCCTCGCATGCACCGGAGCCGCTGGCGGCCGTGCGCATGTACTGCGAGGCCGACGAAGAAGCCGCGGGCTGGCGCGGCGCCGCGCTGTTCGACGAGGCGGCGCTCAAGCCCGGCGCCTCCATCGACGGCCCCGCCATCCTCGCGGGCCGCAATGCCACCACGGTGATCGAGCCCGGCTGGCAGGCGCGCGCCACCGCGGCCGGCATCGAGCTGCACCGCGTGCGCCCGCGCGTGGCCGCGCAGGCCCTGGGCACCAGCGCCGACCCGGTGATGCTCGAGGTGTTCAACAACCTCTTCATGAACATTGCCGAGCAGATGGGCCTGCGGCTGCAGAACACGGCCTATTCAGTCAACATCAAGGAGCGACTCGACTTCTCCTGCGCGTTGTTCGACGTGCAGGGCAAGCTGATCGCCAATGCGCCGCACATGCCGGTGCACCTGGGCTCGATGAGCGAGTCGATCAAGACGGTGATCGACGGCAACCCCGGCATGAAGCCGGGCGACGTCTTCGTGCTGAACGACCCCTACCACGGCGGCACGCACCTGCCCGACATCACGGTGGTCACGCCGGTGTACCTGGAGGCGGGCGACGCGCGGCCCTCGTTCTACGTGGCGTCGCGCGGCCACCATGCCGACGTGGGCGGCATCACGCCGGGCTCGATGCCGCCGTTCTCCGCCACCATCGGCGACGAGGGCGTGCTGATCGACAACTTCAAGCTGGTGGAAGGCGGCCGCCTGCGCGAGGCCGAGCTGCGCGCGCTGCTGGTCAGCGGCGCGCATCCCTCACGCAATATCGAGCAGAACCTGGCCGACCTGCGCGCGCAGATCGCCGCCAACGAGAAGGGTGTGCAGGAGCTGCAGGCCATGGTCGCGCAGTTCGGCCGCGAGACCGTGGCCGCCTACATGGCCCACGTGCAGGACAACGCCGAGGAATCGGTGCGCCGCGTCATCACGGCGCTCAAGAACGGCGAGTTCACGCTGCCGCTGGACAACGGCGCGCAGATCCGCGTGCGGGTCACGGTCGATGCCGTTGCGCGCTCGGCCACGGTCGACTTCACCGGCACCAGCGCGCAGCTGCCCAACAACTTCAATGCGCCGCGGGCCATCACCATGGCGGCCGTGCTGTACGTGTTCCGCACGCTGGTGGACGACGACATCCCGCTCAACGCGGGCTGCCTCAAGCCGATCGAGGTGATCGTGCCGGACGGCTGCATGCTCAATCCGCTGCCGCCGGCCGCGGTGGTGGCGGGCAACGTCGAAACCTCGAGCTGCGTGACCAATGCGCTCTACGGCGCGCTCGGCGTGATGGCCGCGAGCCAGTGCACCATGAACAACTTCACCTTCGGCGACGGCGAGCACCAGTACTACGAAACCATCTCGGGCGGCTCGGGCGCGGGCCCGGGCTTCGATGGCACGAGCGTGGTGCAGACCCATATGACCAACTCGCGCCTGACCGACCCCGAGGTGCTCGAATTCCGCTACCCGGTGCGCCTGGACAGCTACCGCCTGCGCACCGGCTCGGGTGGGGCGGGCCGCTGGCGTGGCGGCGACGGCGGCGTGCGGCGCGTGCGCTTCCTGGCGCCGATGACGGCATCGATCCTCAGCAATGGCCGGCTCTACGGTGCCTTCGGCGGTGCGGGTGGGGAGGCTGGTGCGGTGGGCATCAACCGTGTCGAACGGGCCGATGGGACGGTCGAGACGTTGGATCACATCGGACAGGTGCAGATGGCACCGGGGGACGTGTTCGTGATCGAGACACCCGGTGGGGGAGGGTGGGGCGAAGCTGGGCGCTGA
- a CDS encoding thioesterase family protein, protein MRIEIPEKKKFVFEMSIPIRWGDMDAMGHLNNGTYFRYLETARIDWIRSLGIEPAPGGEGMVIVNAFCNFYRQIEYPGDVLLKMYVSDPARTTFESWATMARAEAPEVICAAGGATTIWVDFPKQKALPLPDWLRAVVSE, encoded by the coding sequence ATGAGAATCGAAATCCCCGAGAAGAAAAAGTTCGTGTTCGAGATGTCCATCCCCATCCGCTGGGGCGACATGGACGCCATGGGCCACCTCAACAACGGCACCTACTTCCGCTACCTCGAAACTGCGCGCATCGACTGGATCCGCTCGCTCGGCATCGAGCCCGCGCCGGGCGGCGAAGGCATGGTGATCGTCAACGCCTTCTGCAATTTCTACCGCCAGATCGAATATCCCGGCGACGTGCTGCTCAAGATGTACGTGAGCGATCCGGCACGCACCACCTTCGAGAGCTGGGCCACCATGGCGCGCGCCGAGGCGCCCGAGGTGATCTGCGCGGCCGGCGGGGCCACCACGATCTGGGTCGACTTTCCGAAGCAGAAGGCGCTGCCCTTGCCCGACTGGCTGCGCGCGGTGGTGAGCGAGTAG
- a CDS encoding HAMP domain-containing sensor histidine kinase yields MTAARPKDDRDTLAGRLTRTLILWVGGVWMLCVLAVVWYVDREINHNFDNELVEVSHRMFDMALQELGKLQHSGATPDAPMIAPKQLFSEDAVMYQVVDIHEHVLLRSAEAPTDAFDVPLAAGFANNQTWRIYTVRHPTLGLYFQVADPLDERRSALNRTLFGLIIPLGAVLPLLALVLRRVARNELRVLQQLAGEIEKRSGSDLRPITLPGLPYELRAVGDHVNSLLERLSHSLDVERALAANAAHELRTPLAAARLRLQTALEHDLQRNDVQAALDALQMLSHRTEKLLQLSRAESAASLARARVDLVQLAGAVAQDFWNDPQISERLALKVPDDAAPVASGDVDALAIALRNLVENALRYGGSGRVVIEVMAPCTLAVRDFGAGVSAAQLATLQQRHVRHSSDRAGYGLGLSIVGTIVEKHGARLELASPPPGAAHGFEARIVLRPA; encoded by the coding sequence ATGACCGCGGCACGCCCGAAGGACGACCGCGACACGCTGGCCGGCCGCCTGACGCGCACACTGATCCTCTGGGTCGGCGGCGTGTGGATGCTCTGCGTGCTGGCCGTGGTCTGGTACGTGGACCGCGAGATCAACCACAACTTCGACAACGAACTGGTCGAGGTCTCGCACCGCATGTTCGACATGGCGCTGCAAGAGCTCGGCAAGCTGCAGCATTCGGGCGCCACGCCGGACGCGCCGATGATCGCGCCCAAGCAATTGTTCTCGGAAGACGCTGTGATGTACCAGGTGGTGGACATCCACGAGCACGTGCTGCTGCGCTCGGCCGAGGCGCCCACCGATGCCTTCGACGTGCCGCTGGCCGCGGGCTTCGCCAACAACCAGACCTGGCGCATCTATACGGTGCGGCATCCCACGCTGGGCCTTTACTTCCAGGTGGCCGATCCGCTTGACGAGCGGCGCTCGGCGCTGAACCGCACGCTGTTCGGGCTGATCATTCCGCTGGGTGCCGTGCTGCCGCTGCTGGCGCTGGTGCTGCGCAGGGTGGCCCGCAACGAGCTGCGCGTGCTGCAGCAGCTCGCAGGCGAGATCGAGAAGCGCAGCGGCTCCGACCTGCGCCCCATCACGCTGCCCGGCCTGCCGTACGAACTGCGCGCGGTCGGCGACCACGTCAACAGCCTGCTGGAACGCCTGTCGCACTCGCTGGACGTCGAGCGCGCGCTGGCCGCCAACGCGGCGCACGAGTTGCGAACACCGCTGGCCGCCGCACGGCTGCGGCTGCAGACCGCGCTCGAGCACGACCTGCAGCGCAACGACGTGCAGGCGGCGCTCGATGCGCTGCAGATGCTCAGCCACCGCACCGAGAAGCTGCTGCAGCTCTCGCGCGCGGAATCGGCCGCCTCGCTCGCTCGCGCACGGGTCGACCTGGTGCAGCTGGCCGGTGCCGTGGCGCAGGACTTCTGGAACGACCCGCAGATCAGCGAGCGGCTCGCGCTCAAGGTGCCCGACGACGCCGCGCCGGTTGCCTCGGGCGACGTCGACGCGCTGGCGATCGCGCTGCGCAACCTGGTGGAAAACGCGCTGCGCTACGGCGGCAGCGGCCGCGTGGTGATCGAGGTGATGGCGCCCTGCACGCTCGCGGTGCGCGACTTCGGCGCGGGCGTCAGCGCCGCGCAGCTCGCCACGCTGCAGCAGCGCCATGTACGCCACAGCTCCGATCGCGCGGGCTACGGACTGGGGCTGTCGATCGTGGGCACGATCGTCGAGAAGCACGGCGCCAGGCTCGAACTGGCATCGCCCCCGCCCGGCGCCGCCCACGGCTTCGAGGCGCGCATCGTGCTGCGGCCGGCCTAG
- a CDS encoding response regulator transcription factor, whose translation MRILLVEDDSALADAVCSYLVAKAFVVDVASSLAEARGALLSVQYAAVLLDLHLGDGDGLSLLPQVRALREPPIVIVLTARDQVTDRIRGLDAGADDYLIKPYDPAELLARLRAVERRRSAGSSPVLRLGTLEIDLAQDRVRKDGNPVVLTQKEWALLRVMATRPERIHTRENLADALYGFGDEADSNTLEVFISRLRRKLGKNHIQTLRGLGYRLSTSSGDDE comes from the coding sequence GTGCGCATATTGCTCGTCGAAGATGACAGTGCGTTGGCAGACGCCGTCTGCAGCTACCTGGTTGCGAAGGCATTCGTGGTCGACGTGGCGTCCAGCCTCGCCGAGGCACGCGGTGCCCTGCTCTCGGTGCAGTACGCCGCCGTGCTGCTCGACCTGCACCTGGGCGACGGCGACGGCCTGTCGCTGCTGCCCCAGGTGCGCGCGCTGCGCGAGCCGCCCATCGTCATCGTGCTGACGGCGCGCGACCAGGTCACCGACCGCATCCGCGGGCTCGACGCCGGCGCCGACGACTACCTCATCAAGCCCTACGACCCGGCCGAACTGCTGGCCCGGCTGCGCGCGGTGGAGCGGCGGCGCAGCGCCGGCAGCTCGCCAGTGCTGCGCCTGGGAACACTGGAGATCGACCTGGCGCAGGACAGGGTCCGCAAGGACGGCAACCCGGTCGTCCTCACGCAGAAGGAATGGGCCCTGCTGCGCGTGATGGCCACACGGCCCGAGCGCATCCACACGCGCGAGAACCTGGCCGACGCGCTCTACGGCTTCGGCGACGAGGCCGACAGCAACACGCTCGAAGTGTTCATCAGCCGCCTGCGGCGCAAGCTGGGCAAGAACCACATCCAGACGCTGCGCGGCCTGGGCTACCGGCTGTCGACCTCGTCGGGCGACGACGAATGA
- a CDS encoding MFS transporter, with translation MKTTLDAAQAGDATQAEGSWLRTLNPNEKRTLAASFSGYAVDAFDYYTLPLVTPILLSLWGMSKTEVGLIGTATLVASAIGGWVAGILADRYGRVRILQLTILVFAIFTFACGLAQTPEQLLVARTLQGLGFGGEWAVGSVLIAEMIRPAYRGKAVGLVQSSWAVGWGAAVLVSMALFSFLPPEYSWRAMFMLGLLPALLIVFIRRSIRDPEIYVQSRAAVARGERSGNFLAIFKPGMLGTTVLASLLFTGMQGGYYAIGVWLPTFLKNERHLTVLGSGGYQFMFIIGAFIGYLCGAYLSDRLGRRRAFILFAVGAGSLVYAYTLLPITDGLMLLLGFPLGFFMSGIFSGAGAFLAELFPNELRGSGQGFCYNFGRGIGATFPALVGVLSDRMHLSLGTAIGVCAAVAYAMVVIVALCLPETRGRDLRQN, from the coding sequence ATGAAAACCACCCTCGACGCCGCCCAGGCGGGTGACGCCACCCAAGCCGAAGGCAGCTGGCTGCGCACGCTCAACCCCAACGAGAAACGCACGCTCGCCGCATCCTTCAGCGGCTACGCGGTCGATGCCTTCGACTACTACACGCTGCCGCTGGTCACGCCCATCCTGCTGTCGCTGTGGGGCATGAGCAAGACCGAGGTGGGCCTGATCGGTACCGCCACGCTGGTGGCCTCGGCCATCGGCGGCTGGGTGGCCGGCATCCTGGCCGACAGGTATGGCCGCGTGCGCATCCTGCAGCTCACCATCCTGGTGTTCGCGATCTTCACCTTTGCCTGCGGCCTCGCGCAGACACCCGAGCAGTTGCTGGTCGCCCGCACGCTGCAGGGCCTGGGTTTCGGCGGCGAATGGGCGGTGGGCTCGGTGCTCATCGCCGAGATGATCCGGCCTGCCTACCGGGGCAAGGCGGTGGGGTTGGTGCAGAGCAGCTGGGCCGTGGGCTGGGGCGCGGCGGTGCTGGTGTCGATGGCGCTGTTCTCGTTCCTGCCGCCGGAGTATTCGTGGCGCGCGATGTTCATGCTGGGCCTGCTGCCGGCGCTTTTGATCGTGTTCATCCGTCGTTCGATCCGCGACCCGGAAATCTACGTGCAGAGCCGCGCCGCGGTGGCGCGCGGCGAGCGCAGCGGCAATTTCCTCGCGATCTTCAAGCCCGGCATGCTGGGCACCACGGTGCTCGCGAGCCTGCTGTTCACCGGCATGCAGGGCGGCTATTACGCGATCGGCGTCTGGCTGCCCACCTTCCTCAAGAACGAGCGCCATCTCACAGTGCTGGGTTCGGGCGGCTACCAGTTCATGTTCATCATCGGCGCCTTCATCGGCTACCTGTGCGGCGCCTACCTGTCGGACCGGCTCGGGCGCCGCCGCGCCTTCATCCTGTTCGCGGTGGGCGCCGGATCGCTGGTCTATGCCTACACGCTGCTGCCCATCACCGACGGCCTGATGCTGCTGCTCGGCTTTCCGCTCGGCTTCTTCATGTCGGGCATCTTCAGCGGCGCAGGCGCCTTCCTGGCCGAGCTCTTCCCCAATGAGCTGCGCGGATCCGGGCAAGGCTTTTGCTACAACTTCGGCCGCGGCATCGGCGCCACCTTTCCGGCGCTGGTCGGCGTGCTGAGCGACCGCATGCATCTTTCGCTGGGCACGGCCATCGGCGTGTGCGCCGCTGTGGCCTACGCCATGGTGGTGATCGTGGCGCTGTGCCTGCCCGAGACGCGCGGACGCGACCTGCGGCAGAACTGA
- a CDS encoding electron transfer flavoprotein-ubiquinone oxidoreductase — protein sequence MTHDEILAQFGPRESMEYDVVVVGGGPAGLSTAIRLKQLAAHHEKEISVVVLEKGSEPGAHILSGAIMDPRALNELLPDWKELGAPLNQPVTDDAMVFLGEKSGLRTPNLFLPACFQNHGNYIISLGAFTKWLAQQAENMGVEIFPGFPAAEVLYNENGSVRGVATGNMGVGKDGEPTENFQLGMELLGKYTVFAEGARGHLGRQLIARFKLDEGKDPQTYGLGVKEVWEIDPKRHQPGFVLHTAGWPMKSDTYGGAFLYHMEDNKVTMGFITGLDYSNPYLSPFEEMQRWKLHPNIRWYLEGDEAQGIKPAKRIGYGARAITAGGLMSLPKTVFPGGALVGCEAGYLNVSRIKGSHAAIKTGMLAAEAAFDAVQAGRQHDELTAYPAAFEKSWLYTELNKARNFKAWFKKGLGIATFMNGIEQWLLKGHIPWTLHRHKPDHLYLKPAAECKPIAYPKPDGKLTFDRLSSVFISNTNHEEQQPAHLTLKDASVPVNINLSKFAGPESRYCPAGVYEFVPDEASAGKQRLQINAQNCVHCKTCDIKDPTQNIVWVTPEGGGGPNYVGM from the coding sequence ATGACCCACGACGAAATCCTCGCCCAGTTCGGCCCCCGCGAATCCATGGAATACGACGTGGTCGTCGTCGGCGGCGGCCCGGCCGGCCTCTCGACCGCCATCCGGCTCAAGCAGTTGGCCGCCCACCATGAAAAGGAAATCTCGGTGGTGGTGCTCGAAAAGGGCTCCGAGCCCGGCGCGCACATCCTCTCGGGCGCCATCATGGACCCGCGCGCGCTCAACGAGCTGCTGCCCGACTGGAAGGAACTGGGCGCCCCGCTCAACCAGCCCGTCACCGACGACGCCATGGTGTTCCTCGGCGAGAAATCGGGCCTGCGCACGCCCAACCTCTTCCTGCCGGCCTGCTTCCAGAACCACGGCAACTACATCATCAGCCTGGGCGCCTTCACCAAGTGGCTCGCGCAGCAGGCCGAGAACATGGGGGTGGAGATCTTCCCGGGCTTCCCGGCGGCCGAGGTGCTCTACAACGAAAACGGCTCGGTGCGCGGCGTGGCCACCGGCAACATGGGCGTGGGCAAGGACGGCGAACCCACCGAGAACTTCCAGCTCGGCATGGAGCTGCTGGGCAAGTACACGGTGTTTGCCGAAGGCGCGCGCGGCCACCTGGGCCGCCAGCTGATCGCCAGATTCAAGCTCGACGAGGGCAAGGATCCGCAGACCTACGGCCTGGGCGTGAAGGAAGTGTGGGAGATCGACCCCAAGCGCCACCAGCCCGGCTTCGTGCTGCACACCGCCGGCTGGCCGATGAAGAGCGACACCTACGGCGGCGCCTTCCTCTACCACATGGAAGACAACAAGGTCACCATGGGCTTCATCACCGGCCTGGACTACAGCAACCCCTACCTGAGCCCGTTCGAGGAAATGCAGCGCTGGAAGCTGCACCCCAACATCCGCTGGTACCTCGAAGGCGACGAGGCCCAGGGCATCAAGCCCGCCAAGCGCATCGGCTACGGCGCGCGCGCCATCACGGCCGGCGGCCTGATGTCGCTGCCCAAGACGGTGTTCCCGGGCGGCGCGCTGGTCGGCTGCGAGGCCGGCTACCTCAACGTGAGCCGCATCAAGGGCAGCCACGCCGCCATCAAGACCGGCATGCTGGCCGCCGAAGCCGCCTTCGACGCGGTGCAGGCCGGCCGCCAGCACGACGAGCTCACGGCCTACCCGGCCGCCTTCGAGAAGAGCTGGCTCTACACCGAGCTGAACAAGGCGCGCAACTTCAAGGCCTGGTTCAAGAAGGGGCTGGGCATTGCCACCTTCATGAACGGCATCGAGCAGTGGCTGTTGAAGGGCCATATCCCATGGACGCTGCACCGCCACAAGCCCGACCACCTGTACCTCAAGCCCGCGGCGGAGTGCAAGCCCATCGCCTATCCGAAGCCGGACGGCAAGCTGACCTTCGACCGCCTCTCGAGCGTGTTCATCAGCAACACCAACCACGAGGAGCAGCAGCCGGCGCACCTGACGCTCAAGGACGCGTCGGTGCCGGTGAACATCAACCTCTCGAAGTTCGCGGGCCCCGAAAGCCGCTACTGCCCGGCCGGCGTGTACGAGTTCGTGCCCGACGAGGCCAGCGCGGGCAAGCAGCGCCTGCAGATCAACGCGCAGAACTGCGTGCACTGCAAGACCTGCGACATCAAGGACCCGACGCAGAACATCGTGTGGGTCACGCCTGAAGGGGGCGGCGGGCCGAATTACGTGGGGATGTGA